Genomic DNA from Alistipes indistinctus YIT 12060:
CCCGGATCTATTTCGATAGCCGGTCATTGTGTGCTTAGAGGACCTGGGCAACGGTTATTTATTCGAGGTTTCGTCGATAATCAGGTTGAACAATTCCGTGAGGCTCATGCCCATTGTGGCTGCCTGTTGCGGAATGATGCTGTGCGAACTCATGCCAGGGATCGTGTTGATTTCAATCATGTAAGGGGTTTCGCCTTTGACTATGAAGTCGATGCGTACCACGCCGCGGCAGTTGAGACGTTTGTAGGCGATCAGTGTAAGCCGGTTCACCTCCTTGCGGATTGCTTCGGGCAGGTCGGCGGGGGTAATTTCGTTAGAAAATCCCTGGTACTTGGCTTTGTAGTCGAAAAATTCGCTTTGGCAGACCAGTTCGGTGATCGGGAAAATATACTCTTTGCCTCCGGCGATCATCACGCCGCAACTGATTTCGCGGCCTTCGATGAACTCTTCCATCAATACCTGGTCGCTCTCCTTGAACGCTTCGGTAATAGCCGGGAGCAGTTCATTTTGTTTCTTGACCTTGGTGACACCGAAACTGCTGCCGCTCGCATTCGGTTTGACAAACAGCGGCAAGCCCAATTCCGCGATGATGGCTGCGGGGTCTATTTCCGAAGTTTTGTTCAGCAGAATCTCTTTGGCCAGGTGGATACCGCTGCCGGCGACGGCCCGTTTGCAGGCCGCTTTGTCGAACGTCAGCACCGAGGATACGAATCCGCAGGACGAATACGGAATGCCCATCATGTCGAGATAGCCTTGCAGCCGGCCGTCTTCGCCGGGGGTGCCGTGAATGACGATCAGGGCATAGTCGAGTTTGATTTTCCGGCCGGCGACGGGCAGAGTAAAGTCGTTGCGGTCGAGTTCGCTTTTTGTTCCGTCCGGCGCTGTGTAGGTCCAGTGCCCGTTGCGCAGGACAATGGTGTAAGGGGTGTAACGGCTGCGGTCGAGGGCGTTTCCGATATTTTCGGCGCCTTGCAGCGCGATCTGCCATTCAGAGGAGTCCCCTCCGGTCAGCAGGGCTATGTTTCTTACCATGGAAATCGTTGTTATGTTCGGGTGCAAAAGTAGTGTTTTTGTAGTGACGGTGATTCGCGGCGATTACGGTTTTTTGTAAGAATCGCCCGATTGATTTTACGGGTTGTATTGGTCTGTGTAGGTGTAGGCGAAAATTTCGCGCAACAACAGGCTGTACTGTTGGGCTTCGGTGTTTTGCGGGTCGAGCTGCAGTACTTTGGTGAAATCGTTGAGAGACTTGTCGAATGTTCCCGTCCGGTGGAAAAGTTTACCGCGTTGCAGGTATAACGTCGCATCGTGGGGATGCAGTGCGATCCGGTCGCTTATCCGGTCGATTTCCTGTTGCAATGTATTATCGGCAGCCATAAAGTTTGTGCATTTTGATGTATTCCCAAACTCCTGCGGGCAATTCCCGTTCCACAAGAGCTTTCGTGTCCTTGCCGTTGTCGGCGATCAGGCCGCGGATGTCGGTTGCCGCTTGCGGCAGCAGCGGAACATCTTGTAAAAACGTGCACTTATCGGTTGTCGGCCCGGGCTGTACCGGATGGCCTTCGCGGGGATAGACCAATACCGGATAGCGCTCCAGAATCTCTTGATAAGCGATCCATTGATTGAAGCACGCGGCATTGTCGCTGCCGATCAGCAGGGAGAAACTGCGTTGTGGGTACCGGGCGGAAAGCGCTTGCAGGGTGTGGATCGTAGCCGACGGTTTGGGCAGCGAGAATTCGATGTCGCAGACCTGCATCCGTTCATGCAGGAGTGAGTGCCGTACGGCGATGCGGGCCATTTCCAACCGGTGCTGTTCGGGTGCGAGGTCCGTTTCGCTTTTCAGCGGATTTTGCGGCGAAACCACCAGCCACAACTCACTGCCGGGAAAAGCCTGCAATACCTGTTCGGCTACGGTCAAGTGTCCCCGGTGGATCGGATTGAACGATCCGCTGTAGAGGATGGTATCGGCGGTTCCGGTCTCCATCATGTCGGTGAGTCTGACGTAAGAAAAATAACCCCGGGAAAATTACATTATATCGGATATTCCCGGGAGATAACGGTTTCGTGCGTTTTACAGTCCTATTCGATAAAGCCGGCTACGGCCTTTTTGGCCTCTTCGACGGCCGTGGCCAGGCAGTCGTTCACAACGATACAATCGAATTGATTTGCGTAGGTCAGCTCTTCGGTGGCTTTGGCGACCCGTTTGGCGATCATTTCCGGCGAATCGGTCCCGCGGTCCACGAGGCGTTGGTGCAGCACCTCCACGGAAGGGGGCATGATGAATACCGATAAAGCCTGTTTCCCGAATATCTTTTTTAGGTTTACGCCACCTTTCACATCGACGTCGAAAACGATAACGTGGCCTTTGCTCCAAATCCGTTCCAACTCGCTGCGCAGCGTTCCGTAACAGGTGCCTGCATAGACTTCCTCCCATTCGACGAATTCGCCGTTACCGGCCCTTTTCAAAAAATCGTCATGGTCGAGGAAATAATACTCACAGCCGTGTACCTCCTTCCCCCGCGGTGCACGGCTCGTGGCCGAAATCGAAAATTCGAGTTGGGGAAAATCCCGGAGCAGGCGGCCGATGATCGTCGACTTGCCGGCGCCCGAAGGAGCCGAGAAGATGATTACTTTACCGGTTGCGGTGGGCTGCGTCATAACGGTTATGCGGTTTGTGCGGTTAAACGTAAAATTGATCCCGGAAGCCGGTGTGCGGTTCAATTCATCGAAGAATCCGGCAGGAGGGACTGTTTCCCTGCAGGAGTAGCTGTCAGAGGATATTGAGCAGCTGCTCTTTGATCTTCTCGAGCTCGTCTTTCATCTCAACGACCATTTTCTGCATGGTCGCTTCGTTGGCTTTCGATCCCAGCGTATTGATCTCGCGGCCGAGTTCCTGTGCGATGAAGCCGAGTTTACGCCCTACCCCTTCCTCGCTGCGGGCCACCTCGCGGAAATAGTTGCAGTGGTTTTGCAGGCGGACTTTCTCTTCGGTAATGTCGAGCTTTTCAATGTAATAGATCATCTCCTGCTCGAGCCGGTTGCTGTCCAGCGGGATGCCGATGGCTTCGATGTTTTCGCGAATGCGTGCCTTGATCGTTTCGGTGCGAGCCTTTTCGTAGGGTTCGACTCCATTTTTCAGGCTTTCGATTTTGTCGATGCGTTTCAGCAGGTCGGCGATCAGAATCGCCCCTTCTTGTTCCCGGAACGCTTCAATATGGTTCAGGGCCTCTTCGACGGCTTTCATCAGCGCATGGTTTTCCTCGTCGGAGAGTGTCGTGGTTTCAGTCTGCACCACGTCGGGCAGGCGCAGGATCACCTGCAGCAGGGCGGCATCGACCGCTTTGGTACCCCAGGCCATATTCTGTCCGTCGGCCAGTGCCATTAGCTGCGTGTAATATTCGTCGAAGGCCTGTTTGTTGAGCGTAACGGAATTCTGGCTCCCGGCCAACTCCACTGTAATATAGACGTCGATTTTACCCCTTTGCAGCCGTTTGGCCACTAGGTTGCGGATTTCATACTCCTGAGGACGGTACAACGCGGGTAGTTTTACCGCGAGATCGGTCTGTTTGCTGTTCAGCGAACGGATTTCGACGGTGATTTTTTTGTGTCCGAGCGCGGCTTCCGCTTTGCCGTATCCGGTCATCGATTTAATCATAACACACTCTTTTGATCGAACAAAAATAGGGAATTTTTGTTAAAAATGGGCCGGCCTCGCGAGTTGTTGTAGAAATTGGAAATTTTGTTGTGCAATTCCCGGATTTTTTAGATAAATTTGAAACTCCCCGTTTCGGAATAGAATCATTTAATATAATTACTGAGAAGCGTTATGAAAAAACACAATTTCAGCGCCGGGCCGTCCATCCTGCCCCGCGTAGCGATCGAGAATGCGGCCAAGGCCATCCTTGATTTTGACGGTATCGGTTTGTCCCTGCTTGAAATTTCGCATCGATCCGCTGATTTCGAAGCGGTCAACAACGAAGCGGAAGCGCTTTTCCGCGAATTGTTGCAGGTGCCCGACAACTATAAAATACTGTTTTTGGGCGGCGGCGCCAGTACCCAGTTTTTCCAGGTGCCTTATAACCTGCTTGAGAAAAAAGCCGGTTACGTGAATACGGGCGTATGGGCCAACAAGGCGATCAAAGAGGCGCGCCTGTTCGGCGAGACGGATGTGGTCGCCTCTTCCGAGGATAAGAATTTCAATTACATCCCGAAAAACTATACGATTCCGACCGATCTGGATTACCTGCATATCACTACGAACAACACGATTTACGGTACGGAATACAAGACCGACATCGATTCGCCCGTAACGCTGGTGGCCGACATGAGTTCGGACATTCTGAGCCGCCCGGTGGATGTGTCGAAGTACGGCCTGATTTACGGCGGTGCGCAGAAAAACATCGGGCCTGCCGGGGTGACGTTCGTCATCGTGCGCGAGGATATTCTGGGGAAGGTGAGCCGCAAACTCCCGTCGATGGTCGACTACCGTAACCATATCGCCAATCAGTCGATGTTTAACACGCCTCCCGTTTTCGCGATTTATGTCGTGCGCGAGACTCTTCGTTGGCTCAAG
This window encodes:
- a CDS encoding D-alanine--D-alanine ligase — translated: MVRNIALLTGGDSSEWQIALQGAENIGNALDRSRYTPYTIVLRNGHWTYTAPDGTKSELDRNDFTLPVAGRKIKLDYALIVIHGTPGEDGRLQGYLDMMGIPYSSCGFVSSVLTFDKAACKRAVAGSGIHLAKEILLNKTSEIDPAAIIAELGLPLFVKPNASGSSFGVTKVKKQNELLPAITEAFKESDQVLMEEFIEGREISCGVMIAGGKEYIFPITELVCQSEFFDYKAKYQGFSNEITPADLPEAIRKEVNRLTLIAYKRLNCRGVVRIDFIVKGETPYMIEINTIPGMSSHSIIPQQAATMGMSLTELFNLIIDETSNK
- a CDS encoding tetratricopeptide repeat protein, giving the protein MAADNTLQQEIDRISDRIALHPHDATLYLQRGKLFHRTGTFDKSLNDFTKVLQLDPQNTEAQQYSLLLREIFAYTYTDQYNP
- the nadD gene encoding nicotinate (nicotinamide) nucleotide adenylyltransferase — its product is MMETGTADTILYSGSFNPIHRGHLTVAEQVLQAFPGSELWLVVSPQNPLKSETDLAPEQHRLEMARIAVRHSLLHERMQVCDIEFSLPKPSATIHTLQALSARYPQRSFSLLIGSDNAACFNQWIAYQEILERYPVLVYPREGHPVQPGPTTDKCTFLQDVPLLPQAATDIRGLIADNGKDTKALVERELPAGVWEYIKMHKLYGCR
- the gmk gene encoding guanylate kinase yields the protein MTQPTATGKVIIFSAPSGAGKSTIIGRLLRDFPQLEFSISATSRAPRGKEVHGCEYYFLDHDDFLKRAGNGEFVEWEEVYAGTCYGTLRSELERIWSKGHVIVFDVDVKGGVNLKKIFGKQALSVFIMPPSVEVLHQRLVDRGTDSPEMIAKRVAKATEELTYANQFDCIVVNDCLATAVEEAKKAVAGFIE
- a CDS encoding YicC/YloC family endoribonuclease, producing the protein MIKSMTGYGKAEAALGHKKITVEIRSLNSKQTDLAVKLPALYRPQEYEIRNLVAKRLQRGKIDVYITVELAGSQNSVTLNKQAFDEYYTQLMALADGQNMAWGTKAVDAALLQVILRLPDVVQTETTTLSDEENHALMKAVEEALNHIEAFREQEGAILIADLLKRIDKIESLKNGVEPYEKARTETIKARIRENIEAIGIPLDSNRLEQEMIYYIEKLDITEEKVRLQNHCNYFREVARSEEGVGRKLGFIAQELGREINTLGSKANEATMQKMVVEMKDELEKIKEQLLNIL
- the serC gene encoding 3-phosphoserine/phosphohydroxythreonine transaminase; translated protein: MKKHNFSAGPSILPRVAIENAAKAILDFDGIGLSLLEISHRSADFEAVNNEAEALFRELLQVPDNYKILFLGGGASTQFFQVPYNLLEKKAGYVNTGVWANKAIKEARLFGETDVVASSEDKNFNYIPKNYTIPTDLDYLHITTNNTIYGTEYKTDIDSPVTLVADMSSDILSRPVDVSKYGLIYGGAQKNIGPAGVTFVIVREDILGKVSRKLPSMVDYRNHIANQSMFNTPPVFAIYVVRETLRWLKSIGGVPAIQKLNEEKAALLYEEIDRNPLFEGTAVKEDRSLMNICFVMTEKYADLAPQFLEFAKSKGMVGIKGHRLVGGFRASTYNALPKESVQALVDCMREFEKMHVK